In the genome of Cutibacterium equinum, one region contains:
- the dxr gene encoding 1-deoxy-D-xylulose-5-phosphate reductoisomerase encodes MKKVIILGSTGSIGTQTLEVIASRRDHFEVVGVSAGGSDVGLLAQQVLDFSIPVVALARQDAAEELLRALAVQAGSRDIPVPNPQILTGPQASTQLAGMPADVVCNAITGAAGLRPTLATLAAGTTLALANKESLVIGGKLVTQAAAPGQIVAVDSEHSAFAQCLRGGRRNEVRRLVLTASGGPFRGRDRQSLADVTAADAMKHPTWNMGRVITINSSTLVNKGLELLEAALLYDVDLDDITVVVHPQSIVHSMVEFWDGATIAQASPPDMKLPIALGLSWPDRLPEAAACCDWSTATQWTFEPLDNETFGAVELARRAGKAAGTAPAVFNAANESCVDAFCEGRIGFLDITDTIATVLDEHLTQDGNGEPGARHIGDENLSLDAVLAADSWGRRRAAELCAQGRGQ; translated from the coding sequence GTGAAGAAGGTCATCATTCTCGGCTCCACCGGCTCGATCGGAACGCAGACCCTGGAGGTCATTGCCTCACGTCGCGACCACTTCGAGGTCGTCGGCGTATCGGCAGGTGGTTCCGATGTGGGTCTGCTGGCCCAGCAGGTGCTCGACTTCTCCATCCCCGTGGTGGCACTGGCACGCCAGGACGCCGCCGAGGAACTCCTGCGAGCACTGGCGGTCCAGGCTGGGTCGCGTGACATTCCGGTGCCCAACCCCCAGATTCTGACCGGCCCGCAGGCCTCGACCCAGCTGGCTGGGATGCCCGCTGACGTCGTCTGCAACGCCATCACCGGAGCTGCTGGTCTGCGCCCGACGCTGGCAACCCTGGCCGCCGGGACGACCTTGGCCCTGGCAAACAAGGAATCCCTGGTCATTGGTGGCAAGCTCGTCACCCAGGCAGCCGCTCCCGGACAAATCGTCGCGGTCGACTCCGAGCACTCCGCCTTCGCCCAGTGCCTGCGTGGGGGAAGGCGCAATGAGGTGCGCCGCCTCGTCCTGACGGCCTCCGGTGGTCCGTTCCGCGGCCGTGACAGGCAGTCCCTCGCCGATGTCACCGCTGCCGACGCCATGAAGCACCCCACCTGGAACATGGGACGCGTCATCACCATCAACTCCTCGACCCTGGTCAACAAGGGGCTGGAGCTGCTCGAGGCCGCCCTGCTCTATGACGTCGACCTCGACGACATCACCGTCGTCGTCCATCCCCAGTCCATCGTTCACTCCATGGTGGAGTTCTGGGATGGCGCCACCATTGCCCAGGCCTCCCCTCCCGACATGAAGTTGCCCATCGCCTTGGGGCTGTCGTGGCCCGATCGTCTCCCCGAGGCCGCAGCGTGTTGCGACTGGTCGACGGCCACCCAGTGGACCTTCGAGCCACTGGACAACGAGACCTTCGGGGCAGTGGAGCTGGCTCGACGTGCGGGCAAGGCTGCCGGTACCGCGCCGGCTGTGTTCAATGCCGCCAACGAGTCGTGTGTCGACGCCTTCTGCGAGGGCCGCATCGGATTCCTCGACATCACCGACACCATCGCAACCGTCCTCGACGAGCACCTGACGCAAGACGGCAATGGCGAGCCTGGCGCTCGTCACATCGGTGACGAAAACCTCAGCCTCGACGCCGTGCTGGCCGCCGACTCGTGGGGTCGGCGCCGCGCCGCCGAGCTGTGCGCACAGGGACGCGGCCAGTGA
- a CDS encoding serine hydrolase domain-containing protein has protein sequence MIDSVLDITADALEQAGVHPHRLIVRQHGQVVGRRRWAPWSPEVPSLVYSCSKTFTSAAVGIAVDRGAFGYDDTLADLLPAACTDQTGPLARSITVGDVLAMATGHSPEQLAEPPLGLLRIPDTETAKLWLATEPARRRGVDFAYNNLGTWMLSRVVRRHTGVDVDTIITREVLEPLGCGPHAWVCDKDGISLGFSGLHIDAEDMGRFAQLLLDDGIHDGTRLLPQEWIEQHRVKQVESDGLTGPEWGLGYGWQTWISSHGYRLDGAFGQFALVIPEVDAVVVMTNEVGEGPGDKQAILQIVWDHLVPALAEGIDPEPEEIVRILPTVRGQFDPTRSVQGISDGSHIVVSPRGDGEAWAMSWRFTQPQFGIVDAAVDIVVGHEEWLRSHCQVGEGFVDIAASGGWQGDTFVAKLDVISSPHGLTVRMGPDTTTIQWDCDPLDPRGLFGLVHPEPR, from the coding sequence ATGATCGACAGTGTCCTCGACATCACCGCCGATGCCCTCGAACAGGCCGGAGTCCACCCGCACCGACTCATCGTCCGTCAGCACGGACAGGTCGTCGGTCGACGCCGCTGGGCACCCTGGAGCCCCGAGGTCCCCAGCCTGGTCTATTCCTGCTCGAAGACCTTCACCTCTGCAGCCGTCGGCATCGCGGTGGATCGTGGCGCTTTCGGCTACGACGACACCCTGGCCGATCTGTTGCCTGCCGCCTGCACCGACCAGACCGGCCCGCTGGCAAGGTCCATCACGGTCGGTGATGTCCTGGCGATGGCAACCGGCCACTCCCCCGAACAACTCGCAGAACCTCCTCTGGGTCTGCTGAGGATTCCCGACACCGAAACCGCCAAGCTGTGGCTGGCGACCGAGCCTGCCCGACGTCGTGGGGTCGACTTCGCCTACAACAACCTCGGCACCTGGATGCTGTCTCGGGTCGTGCGCCGACACACCGGGGTCGACGTCGACACCATCATCACCCGAGAAGTGCTGGAGCCGCTGGGCTGCGGGCCGCACGCATGGGTCTGCGACAAGGACGGGATATCGCTGGGATTCAGCGGTCTGCACATCGACGCCGAGGACATGGGCCGATTCGCCCAGCTCCTCCTCGACGACGGCATCCATGACGGCACGCGTCTGCTCCCCCAGGAATGGATCGAACAACACCGGGTCAAACAGGTCGAATCCGATGGGCTCACTGGCCCCGAGTGGGGGCTGGGTTATGGCTGGCAGACCTGGATATCGAGCCACGGTTACCGTCTCGACGGCGCCTTCGGTCAGTTTGCCCTCGTCATCCCCGAGGTTGACGCCGTCGTCGTCATGACCAATGAGGTCGGAGAAGGACCTGGGGACAAGCAGGCCATACTGCAGATCGTCTGGGACCACCTTGTGCCGGCACTGGCAGAGGGGATCGATCCCGAACCCGAGGAGATCGTGCGCATCCTGCCCACGGTGCGCGGCCAGTTTGACCCGACGCGCTCGGTGCAAGGCATCAGCGACGGTTCTCACATCGTCGTCTCCCCTCGCGGTGATGGTGAGGCCTGGGCGATGTCCTGGCGCTTCACCCAACCCCAGTTCGGCATCGTCGATGCCGCCGTGGACATTGTGGTCGGACACGAGGAATGGTTGAGGTCCCACTGTCAGGTCGGTGAGGGCTTCGTCGACATCGCAGCCAGCGGTGGGTGGCAGGGAGACACCTTCGTCGCCAAGCTCGACGTCATCTCCAGCCCTCATGGCCTCACTGTGCGGATGGGACCGGATACCACGACGATCCAATGGGATTGCGACCCCCTTGACCCGCGTGGTCTCTTCGGGTTGGTCCACCCGGAGCCGCGCTGA
- the gdhA gene encoding NADP-specific glutamate dehydrogenase: protein MDSQLEDAYQEVLKRNPGESEFHQAVREVFESLGPVLQKNPQYVEAAVLSRICEPERQIIFRVPWFDDKGKVRINRGFRVEYSSVLGPFKGGLRFHPSVYLGTIKFLGFEQIFKNALTGMPIGGAKGGSDFDPHEASDGEVMRFCQSFMTELYRHLGENTDVPAGDIGVGGREIGFLFGQYKRITNRHESGVLTGKGLTWGGSLVRTEATGYGTVFFVQSMLATRGKSLDGLRVTVSGSGNVAIYAIEKAQDLGATVVACSDSSGYVVDEKGIDVALLKQVKEVERARICEYAARRDSATFHTDGSIWDTAVDVALPCATQNELDGQAAATLIRNGVVAVAEGANMPCTPEAVRAFQEAGVLFAPGKASNAGGVATSALEMQQNAARDSWDFDATEARLQQIMADIHDRCIETAEAYGHPGDYVMGANIAGFTKVADAVIAMGVV from the coding sequence ATGGACAGCCAGCTGGAGGACGCCTACCAAGAGGTGCTGAAGCGCAACCCGGGAGAGTCAGAGTTCCATCAAGCCGTGCGGGAGGTCTTCGAGTCCCTCGGCCCGGTGCTCCAGAAGAACCCGCAGTACGTCGAAGCGGCAGTGCTGTCGCGTATTTGCGAACCGGAGCGTCAGATCATCTTCCGAGTCCCGTGGTTCGACGACAAGGGCAAGGTGCGCATCAACCGTGGCTTCCGTGTCGAATACTCCTCTGTGCTGGGCCCCTTCAAGGGCGGACTGCGATTCCACCCTTCGGTGTACCTGGGAACCATCAAGTTCCTCGGCTTTGAGCAGATCTTCAAGAACGCGCTGACCGGAATGCCGATCGGTGGGGCCAAGGGTGGCTCGGACTTTGACCCGCACGAGGCCTCCGACGGTGAGGTCATGAGGTTCTGCCAGTCATTCATGACCGAGCTCTACCGTCATCTCGGTGAGAACACCGACGTGCCTGCCGGCGACATCGGGGTCGGCGGACGTGAGATCGGTTTCCTCTTCGGCCAGTACAAGCGGATCACCAACCGTCACGAGTCGGGGGTCCTCACTGGAAAGGGGCTCACCTGGGGCGGGTCCCTCGTGCGCACCGAGGCCACCGGTTACGGCACTGTCTTCTTCGTCCAGTCCATGCTGGCAACCCGCGGAAAGTCGCTGGACGGGTTGCGAGTGACCGTCTCCGGATCGGGCAATGTCGCCATCTATGCCATCGAGAAGGCCCAAGATCTTGGTGCGACCGTTGTCGCATGCTCGGACTCCAGCGGATATGTCGTTGATGAGAAGGGCATCGACGTCGCCTTGCTCAAGCAGGTCAAGGAGGTCGAACGGGCCCGTATCTGCGAGTACGCCGCTCGTCGTGACTCGGCCACCTTCCACACCGACGGCTCCATCTGGGACACCGCGGTTGACGTCGCCCTGCCCTGTGCCACTCAGAACGAGCTCGACGGTCAGGCGGCCGCCACGCTGATCCGCAACGGCGTGGTTGCCGTGGCCGAGGGGGCCAACATGCCGTGTACCCCCGAGGCTGTGCGCGCCTTCCAGGAGGCCGGTGTGCTCTTTGCTCCCGGCAAGGCCTCCAACGCCGGTGGTGTGGCCACCTCTGCCCTGGAGATGCAGCAGAATGCTGCCCGCGACTCCTGGGATTTCGACGCCACCGAAGCCCGACTCCAGCAGATCATGGCCGACATCCACGACCGTTGCATCGAGACCGCCGAGGCCTACGGTCACCCGGGTGACTACGTCATGGGCGCCAATATTGCCGGATTCACCAAGGTGGCCGACGCCGTCATCGCGATGGGTGTCGTCTGA
- the rlmN gene encoding 23S rRNA (adenine(2503)-C(2))-methyltransferase RlmN, whose amino-acid sequence MVADLDPERNVVTDAQSDRSSVSPSGLVLPATPLADKEIPVVVRSPKRTKPPRHWIDLSVEERVQAVKDLGLPAFRARQISAHVFDRWEVDPTEWTDLPKSVRQQVADAWFPSLLTEVSRQSCDRGMTVKTLWRLHGGALVESVLMHYPPTRHSAARTTLCISSQAGCGMACPFCATGQGGIQRNMSSAEIVSQVLAANRLIAAGEVPGANGRVHNIVFMGMGEPMANYRSVLSAIRTLTADGPDGVGMSARALTVSTVGLVPRIKALTEEAIPVTLAVSLHAPDDELRDELIPVNRRWKVDELLDAAWQYAEKTKRRVSIEYALMKDINDQADRAAVLARQIRRRGDWTWAHVNLIPLNPTPGSRWTASRPEDQDAFVQTLERWKIPVTVRDTRGSDIDGACGQLAAVGRSEGLGN is encoded by the coding sequence ATGGTGGCTGACCTTGATCCTGAGAGGAATGTCGTGACTGACGCACAATCCGACCGTTCGAGCGTGTCGCCGTCGGGACTGGTGCTGCCCGCCACACCGCTGGCTGACAAGGAAATCCCTGTTGTGGTTCGGAGCCCGAAGCGCACCAAGCCGCCTCGGCATTGGATTGACCTGAGCGTCGAGGAGAGGGTGCAGGCTGTCAAGGACCTTGGCCTGCCGGCCTTCCGCGCTCGCCAGATTTCCGCCCACGTCTTTGACCGCTGGGAGGTTGACCCCACCGAGTGGACTGATCTGCCCAAGTCGGTTCGTCAACAGGTGGCCGACGCGTGGTTCCCGAGTCTGCTGACCGAGGTCTCCCGGCAGTCGTGTGATCGTGGCATGACCGTGAAGACCCTGTGGCGGCTGCACGGCGGTGCGCTGGTGGAGTCGGTTCTCATGCATTATCCCCCGACCCGTCATTCTGCGGCTCGCACCACCTTGTGCATCTCCTCCCAGGCTGGCTGCGGCATGGCCTGCCCGTTCTGTGCGACCGGTCAGGGAGGTATCCAGCGCAACATGTCCAGCGCTGAGATCGTGAGTCAGGTGTTGGCAGCCAACCGCCTCATCGCGGCCGGCGAGGTTCCTGGAGCCAACGGTCGGGTGCACAACATCGTCTTCATGGGAATGGGTGAGCCGATGGCCAATTACCGTTCGGTGTTGTCCGCCATTCGCACCCTGACCGCTGATGGTCCCGACGGGGTGGGTATGAGCGCTCGTGCCCTGACGGTGTCGACGGTCGGTCTCGTGCCGCGTATCAAGGCGTTGACCGAAGAGGCAATACCGGTCACCCTGGCTGTCTCCTTGCATGCCCCCGACGATGAGCTGCGTGACGAGCTCATCCCGGTCAATCGCCGGTGGAAGGTCGACGAACTCCTTGACGCCGCATGGCAGTACGCCGAGAAAACCAAGCGTCGGGTCTCGATCGAGTACGCCCTCATGAAGGACATCAACGACCAAGCTGATCGTGCCGCTGTGCTGGCTCGCCAGATCCGTCGTCGCGGCGACTGGACGTGGGCTCATGTCAACCTCATCCCGCTCAACCCGACTCCGGGGTCGCGCTGGACGGCCTCGCGTCCGGAGGATCAGGACGCCTTCGTCCAGACCCTGGAGCGCTGGAAGATTCCGGTGACGGTGCGCGACACCCGAGGTTCCGACATTGATGGGGCATGCGGGCAGTTGGCTGCTGTGGGACGCTCGGAAGGGTTGGGAAACTGA
- a CDS encoding phosphatidate cytidylyltransferase gives MGTSQNKATATRTPRAGRDLPAAIITGLVLCGAVIGTVGWWHWGFVLLMALALVAGAIELHRAMARLGMNSAVVPICVGTVVMVIGAYAASTMNLHILPNTFLVATLGATTVAAMAWRLPRGSQGFVKDVAASLFTIAYLPLLGCFVPLMMGDDGGSRRIATWILCIVASDTGGYAVGVLFGKHKMAPRISPKKSWEGFAGSVITAALVGWACLGGLLSAPVWAGLLLGVVLAFTGTAGDFVESMIKRDAGIKDMSNFLPGHGGIMDRLDSVLFSAPFAWLVMSLVL, from the coding sequence ATGGGAACCTCCCAGAACAAGGCCACGGCCACACGTACCCCACGTGCTGGCCGTGATCTTCCTGCCGCCATCATCACGGGTCTGGTGTTGTGCGGGGCCGTTATCGGCACCGTCGGGTGGTGGCACTGGGGGTTCGTCCTGCTCATGGCCCTGGCCCTGGTGGCTGGAGCCATTGAGTTGCACCGAGCGATGGCTCGGTTGGGGATGAATTCTGCGGTGGTGCCTATCTGCGTCGGCACCGTGGTGATGGTCATCGGAGCCTACGCGGCCTCGACGATGAACCTTCACATCCTGCCCAACACGTTCCTTGTCGCCACATTGGGGGCGACGACGGTCGCGGCCATGGCGTGGCGTTTGCCGCGCGGTTCCCAAGGATTCGTCAAGGACGTCGCGGCAAGCCTGTTCACCATCGCCTACCTGCCGCTGCTGGGCTGCTTCGTCCCACTCATGATGGGAGACGACGGAGGTAGCCGTCGCATCGCCACCTGGATTCTGTGCATTGTTGCCTCCGACACTGGCGGCTACGCCGTGGGCGTGCTCTTCGGCAAGCACAAGATGGCCCCCAGGATCAGCCCCAAGAAGAGTTGGGAGGGGTTCGCCGGATCTGTCATCACGGCGGCCTTGGTCGGCTGGGCCTGTCTGGGCGGCTTGCTCTCGGCTCCGGTCTGGGCCGGTTTGCTCCTCGGGGTGGTTCTCGCGTTCACTGGGACTGCGGGAGATTTCGTCGAGTCGATGATCAAACGCGATGCCGGTATCAAGGACATGTCGAACTTCCTGCCCGGCCACGGCGGGATCATGGACCGGCTGGACTCGGTGCTGTTCTCGGCACCCTTCGCCTGGCTCGTCATGTCCTTGGTGCTGTGA
- the frr gene encoding ribosome recycling factor has translation MSDIIKDAEKKMGSAVDHAREEFATIRTGRANPAMFNKIMVEYYGTPTPLQQLATFQVPEARTILIAPFDKSCVNEVEKAVRDSDLGVNPSNDGNVVRCVLPALTEERRKEYIKMAKTKAEEGRIAVRNVRRASNDVVKKQEKDKEISEDELTRLEKELDQVTRKYVEQIDELLKSKESELLEI, from the coding sequence GTGAGCGACATCATCAAGGACGCCGAGAAGAAGATGGGGTCAGCGGTCGACCACGCCCGCGAGGAGTTCGCGACCATCCGCACCGGGCGCGCCAACCCCGCCATGTTCAACAAGATCATGGTCGAGTACTACGGCACACCCACCCCACTGCAGCAGCTTGCGACCTTCCAGGTTCCGGAGGCTCGTACCATCCTCATCGCCCCGTTTGACAAGAGCTGTGTCAACGAGGTCGAGAAGGCCGTCCGCGACTCTGATTTGGGCGTCAATCCCTCCAATGACGGCAACGTCGTGCGTTGTGTCCTGCCGGCCCTCACCGAGGAGCGCCGCAAGGAATACATCAAGATGGCCAAGACCAAGGCTGAGGAAGGCCGCATCGCCGTGCGCAACGTCCGTCGCGCCAGCAACGATGTCGTCAAGAAGCAGGAGAAGGACAAGGAGATCTCCGAGGACGAGTTGACTCGTCTGGAGAAGGAGCTTGACCAGGTGACCCGCAAATATGTCGAGCAGATCGACGAGCTCTTGAAGTCCAAGGAGAGCGAGCTGCTCGAGATCTGA
- the pyrH gene encoding UMP kinase, whose amino-acid sequence MMPERYNRVLLKLSGEVFGGGGVGVDADVVAAKAREIAEIANSGVQVAVVVGGGNFFRGAELQQHGMQRDRADYMGMLGTVMNCLALQDFCEKAGVDTRVQTAITMGQVAEPYIPRKAERHMEKGRVVIFGAGSGMPYFSTDTVAAQRALEIGAEVLLMGKQGVDGVYDCDPKTNPNAHKFDELTYDEFLSRDLKVADATAVAMARDNDLTMVFFNLETPDNIARVINGEDIGTTVHR is encoded by the coding sequence ATGATGCCAGAGCGCTACAACCGAGTTCTTCTCAAGTTGTCCGGAGAGGTTTTCGGAGGGGGAGGAGTCGGTGTCGACGCTGATGTCGTGGCCGCCAAGGCCCGCGAGATCGCCGAGATCGCCAACAGCGGCGTCCAGGTGGCCGTCGTCGTCGGAGGAGGAAACTTCTTCCGTGGCGCTGAGCTTCAGCAACACGGCATGCAGCGTGATCGCGCCGATTACATGGGAATGCTCGGAACTGTCATGAACTGCCTCGCCCTGCAGGATTTTTGCGAGAAGGCCGGGGTCGACACCCGCGTCCAGACCGCGATCACGATGGGCCAGGTCGCTGAGCCGTACATCCCGCGTAAGGCCGAGCGTCACATGGAGAAGGGACGAGTCGTCATCTTCGGCGCTGGGTCCGGTATGCCGTACTTCTCGACCGACACCGTCGCCGCACAGCGCGCCCTTGAGATTGGTGCCGAAGTGCTGCTCATGGGCAAGCAGGGTGTGGACGGTGTGTATGACTGCGATCCGAAGACCAACCCGAACGCCCACAAGTTTGACGAACTGACCTACGATGAGTTCCTGTCGCGTGACCTCAAGGTTGCCGACGCCACCGCCGTCGCCATGGCCAGGGACAATGACCTGACGATGGTCTTCTTCAACCTTGAGACCCCGGACAACATCGCCCGCGTCATCAACGGTGAGGACATCGGTACCACCGTCCATCGCTGA
- the tsf gene encoding translation elongation factor Ts: MAITAAEVKKLRDATGAGMMDAKKALTEADGDFDKAVDILRVSGAAKAAKRSDREASNGLVAAAGTSLVHIGSETDFVAKNEEFIAAAKEIAEAVEKAGADSTDAANAAVLADGTTVADKLGGLAATIGEKIELANAAHFDGNAHVYLHRRSQDLPPQVGVMVEYAGDDMETVHGVCLQIAAMSPRWLSRDEVPADVIEHERTVAADIAREEGKPEKIIDRIVDGRLNGFYKENCLLDQPAISDDKKSVAQTLEAAGVTIKRFVRFSAGE; this comes from the coding sequence ATGGCTATCACTGCTGCTGAGGTCAAGAAGCTGCGCGACGCCACCGGCGCCGGCATGATGGACGCCAAGAAGGCCCTCACCGAGGCCGACGGCGACTTCGACAAGGCCGTTGACATCCTGCGTGTCTCCGGCGCCGCCAAGGCTGCCAAGCGCTCCGACCGCGAGGCCAGCAACGGCCTGGTCGCCGCTGCCGGCACCTCCCTGGTGCACATCGGCTCCGAGACCGACTTCGTCGCCAAGAACGAGGAGTTCATCGCCGCTGCCAAGGAGATCGCCGAGGCCGTCGAGAAGGCCGGAGCCGACTCCACGGATGCCGCCAACGCTGCCGTTCTGGCTGACGGCACCACCGTCGCTGACAAGCTCGGCGGCCTGGCCGCCACGATTGGTGAGAAGATCGAGCTCGCCAACGCCGCCCACTTTGACGGCAACGCTCACGTGTACCTGCACCGTCGTTCCCAGGACCTGCCCCCGCAGGTCGGCGTGATGGTCGAGTACGCCGGTGACGACATGGAGACCGTCCACGGAGTGTGCCTGCAGATCGCCGCCATGAGCCCGCGCTGGCTGTCTCGCGACGAGGTCCCTGCTGACGTCATCGAGCACGAGCGCACCGTCGCCGCTGACATCGCCCGCGAGGAGGGCAAGCCCGAGAAGATCATCGACCGCATCGTCGATGGCCGTCTCAACGGCTTCTACAAGGAGAATTGCCTGCTCGACCAGCCGGCCATCTCCGACGACAAGAAGTCCGTCGCCCAGACCCTCGAGGCCGCCGGAGTCACCATCAAGCGCTTCGTGCGCTTCTCCGCTGGAGAGTGA